Proteins encoded together in one Candidatus Margulisiibacteriota bacterium window:
- a CDS encoding MarC family protein, which yields MEAFFFPFLKSVVALFIITDSPGNLPFFLGLTEGETLANKRRIFANAILTGFILLIVFVAVGLGILELFNVTLNDFKIAGGILLLWIAIEIMMRGRINVEHKEDIGVVPLGCPLLVGPGAITTALVLLKLYGYAVVLSSIVACFALIWLVLHYADAIYKILGKNGSLILTKIASILIAAIAVQFIREGILAIFRP from the coding sequence ATGGAAGCTTTTTTCTTCCCGTTCCTTAAATCGGTCGTCGCCCTCTTCATCATCACCGATTCGCCCGGGAACCTCCCCTTTTTCCTCGGCCTGACCGAAGGGGAAACGCTGGCCAACAAGCGCCGGATATTTGCCAACGCCATCCTGACCGGTTTTATTTTACTGATCGTTTTTGTGGCGGTCGGCCTGGGGATACTGGAGCTCTTCAACGTCACCCTCAACGACTTCAAGATCGCCGGCGGGATACTCCTCCTCTGGATCGCTATCGAGATCATGATGCGCGGGCGGATCAACGTGGAACACAAGGAAGATATCGGGGTCGTGCCGCTCGGCTGTCCTCTCCTCGTCGGCCCCGGGGCGATCACCACTGCGCTGGTCCTGTTGAAGTTATACGGTTACGCGGTCGTCTTGAGCTCAATCGTCGCTTGCTTCGCCCTGATCTGGCTGGTCCTCCATTACGCCGACGCGATCTATAAAATATTGGGGAAAAACGGCTCGCTGATCCTGACGAAAATAGCTTCTATCCTCATCGCGGCGATCGCCGTGCAGTTCATCCGCGAAGGCATCCTGGCGATCTTCCGCCCCTAA
- a CDS encoding glycosyltransferase family 39 protein, translating into MQTAGWQKGLVAVLLLFLVGGGCLFLTQVLGGDSFSREEAQHALYALWINKDIKAADLGAFWYDTQRQMYWPFLHSWVLALVYLTLGVSYVTTRFLSLVIFGATLLLMYFSALRFSEKRGWEIGVLAVGLALTSPLMLLYSTQNTLEGLGALIFLAVFYFYSICEERKLAYEYLILGVLIGLSIYTNYLYAYLMIPAFVVATLMKLEPLFVQGVKLSREGEKSALHFLWWMYRKLIILGVLLVFIATWFLTASFSRKIMLLLQALFRYGGGEPSLGMGQALIYYPKIILTQVSFSPWIGLLLLIALVCPLAARGYRQVNKLYTFIWTVILLLTLTIGGKAPQLMYIILPFIFLVGAAAVFHVAERWPKYARLLAVVALVPALVSLPLLVKSYAPSRPGEKMLQVLHFFKLGVAPRHALAASINLQYLNPEGLAFHFWDWNAPVLTDPVLGEDELFRNGQYFLAVELDPGSPYQAEVIDDATLRWKAFLSSKLEAGEVRENSFRTFSSLGLTAKIYEKVSR; encoded by the coding sequence ATGCAAACAGCCGGTTGGCAAAAAGGTTTGGTCGCGGTCCTTTTATTGTTCTTGGTGGGAGGCGGGTGTCTCTTCTTGACCCAGGTGTTGGGGGGAGATAGTTTTAGCCGTGAAGAGGCCCAACACGCGCTCTACGCGCTCTGGATCAACAAAGATATCAAGGCGGCCGACCTGGGCGCTTTCTGGTATGACACCCAACGCCAGATGTACTGGCCTTTCTTACACTCCTGGGTTTTGGCCCTCGTCTACCTTACTCTTGGCGTCAGTTACGTCACGACCCGTTTTCTTAGCCTGGTGATATTTGGGGCGACGCTCCTTTTAATGTACTTCTCGGCACTCCGCTTTTCGGAGAAGCGCGGCTGGGAGATCGGCGTCTTAGCGGTCGGCCTGGCCCTCACTTCTCCCTTGATGCTCCTTTACTCGACCCAGAACACGCTCGAAGGGTTGGGGGCGCTGATCTTTTTGGCGGTCTTTTATTTTTATTCCATTTGCGAAGAGCGGAAGCTCGCTTACGAATACTTGATCCTCGGCGTCCTGATCGGCCTCTCGATCTATACCAACTATCTCTACGCTTATCTGATGATCCCGGCTTTTGTGGTCGCGACCCTTATGAAGCTTGAGCCGCTGTTCGTTCAGGGGGTCAAGTTGAGCCGGGAGGGGGAAAAGTCGGCGCTCCATTTTCTCTGGTGGATGTACCGGAAGTTGATCATCTTGGGGGTTTTGCTGGTCTTTATCGCCACCTGGTTCCTGACCGCCTCTTTCTCGCGTAAGATCATGCTCCTGCTGCAGGCGCTCTTCCGTTATGGCGGCGGGGAGCCGAGCCTCGGTATGGGCCAGGCCTTGATCTATTACCCGAAGATCATCCTGACCCAGGTCTCGTTCTCGCCCTGGATCGGGTTGCTTCTGCTGATCGCGCTGGTCTGCCCGCTGGCCGCCCGCGGCTACCGCCAGGTCAACAAGCTGTATACTTTCATCTGGACGGTCATCCTCCTGTTGACGCTGACCATCGGGGGGAAGGCGCCGCAACTCATGTACATTATTCTGCCGTTCATTTTCCTGGTCGGGGCGGCGGCGGTCTTCCATGTTGCCGAACGCTGGCCAAAGTACGCTCGCTTGCTGGCGGTGGTCGCACTGGTCCCGGCCTTGGTCTCACTGCCGTTGTTGGTTAAATCATACGCCCCCTCCCGGCCGGGAGAAAAAATGCTCCAGGTCCTCCATTTCTTTAAGCTGGGGGTGGCGCCACGGCACGCGCTCGCCGCTTCGATCAATCTCCAGTACCTTAATCCCGAGGGGCTTGCTTTCCATTTTTGGGATTGGAACGCTCCGGTCCTGACCGATCCGGTCCTGGGTGAGGACGAGCTTTTCCGCAACGGCCAGTATTTTCTGGCGGTCGAGCTTGATCCCGGCAGCCCGTACCAGGCCGAAGTGATCGATGACGCTACCTTGCGCTGGAAGGCGTTCCTCTCGTCGAAGCTGGAAGCGGGTGAAGTGCGGGAGAATTCTTTCCGGACCTTCAGCAGTCTCGGTTTGACCGCCAAGATCTACGAAAAAGTCAGCCGTTAG
- the ftsZ gene encoding cell division protein FtsZ — MHSANNGQGFATIKVFGVGGGGTNAVNRMISGGVKGVEFWGCNTDLQALNVSLADHKLQLGLKLTRGLGAGSNPEVGQKAAEESRDDIRLALEGADMVFLTAGMGGGTGTGASPVIAEIAKELGCLTVGVVTKPFRFEGPVRISQAESGIALLKEKVDALIVIPNDKLLQVVERKTSIIEAFKIADDVLRQGVKGISDLIIVPGLINLDFADVRTIMFEAGSAMMGIGTGSGENRATEAAEAAISSPLLEETITGAKGIIFNVTGGSDLTLYEVNEAAEVIYNAGDPDANIIFGATIDEKLQGDVVVTVIATGFKPTANREREALPFRHGARVGQAANSPAPAAGKDNTFDLPPFMR; from the coding sequence ATGCACTCAGCAAATAACGGCCAGGGTTTCGCGACGATCAAAGTTTTCGGCGTCGGCGGCGGCGGGACCAACGCGGTCAACCGGATGATCAGCGGCGGCGTCAAGGGCGTTGAATTCTGGGGTTGTAATACCGACCTGCAGGCGCTTAATGTCTCCCTGGCCGACCATAAGCTGCAACTCGGACTGAAGCTGACTCGCGGCTTAGGGGCCGGCTCGAACCCCGAAGTCGGCCAGAAAGCGGCCGAAGAGAGCCGCGACGACATCCGCCTCGCCCTGGAAGGGGCCGATATGGTCTTCCTGACCGCCGGCATGGGAGGAGGCACCGGCACCGGCGCTTCGCCGGTCATCGCCGAGATCGCCAAAGAGCTCGGCTGCCTGACCGTCGGCGTCGTGACCAAGCCGTTCCGTTTTGAGGGACCGGTCCGCATTTCCCAGGCGGAATCGGGGATCGCCCTCCTCAAGGAAAAAGTCGACGCCCTCATTGTCATTCCCAACGACAAGCTTTTGCAAGTAGTCGAGAGAAAAACCTCCATTATCGAGGCCTTTAAGATCGCCGATGACGTCCTCCGCCAGGGGGTCAAAGGGATCTCCGACCTGATCATCGTGCCGGGGCTCATCAACCTGGACTTCGCCGACGTCCGGACCATCATGTTCGAGGCCGGCTCCGCGATGATGGGGATCGGCACCGGCTCCGGCGAGAATCGCGCCACCGAAGCGGCCGAAGCGGCCATCTCCTCCCCGCTCCTGGAAGAGACGATCACCGGCGCCAAAGGGATCATCTTCAACGTCACCGGCGGTTCCGACCTCACCCTCTACGAGGTCAACGAAGCGGCCGAGGTCATCTACAACGCCGGCGACCCCGATGCCAACATCATCTTCGGCGCGACCATTGACGAAAAACTGCAGGGTGACGTGGTCGTCACGGTCATCGCCACCGGCTTTAAACCGACCGCCAATCGCGAGCGGGAAGCGCTCCCCTTCCGCCATGGGGCGCGGGTCGGCCAGGCCGCGAACAGCCCGGCCCCGGCCGCGGGGAAAGATAATACCTTCGACCTGCCGCCGTTCATGCGCTAA